The genomic DNA CCGACGCCGCGTTGGAAGCGGACGACGGGGCGCTCTGTCCCGTGCCGTCCTCGTCGCCCTGGCAGGCGGTCAGCGAGAGGCTCGCGGCAACGGCGAGGGCCGCGAAGGTGAGCTTGTGAACGCGCATCGTTTCTTCCCCAGTATCGGTCGGCGGTGCTGGACAGCCGCCCGCTCGTTCAGGCCGGTACGGGCCGGTACGAGCGGGCATTTCTGATCACCAAGACCCACCGGGACCGGCCCGCCGTTCCGCCCAACCACCCCCTAAGACACGGCTGTTACACGCACAGCCCGGCACAGCACACACCAGCACCCGGCACACCCCGCCCGAAGCCCGCCCCGGGCCCGCCAGGACAACGGTTCCCCCCACCCCTCCCCCGTTCCCCCGTGACCACCGCCCGCTGGGACAGACCCGTGACCCGGCGCACCTTGACCGCGACCGACGGCACACCGGCTCTCAGCCGGCCCCGCCTCCTGCCCCACCTCCGGCCTCACCTCCGGCCTCGCGCCCGTCCTTCTGCCCCGGGGCGGGGTGCGAGGAGGCGGGCGGCGACGAAACGGGCTGTGAGGGGGCGGGCGGCGTCGGAGGCGGTTGGTGTGTGCCGCTGGTGCCGCTGGTGCCGCGCCAGGCGGCGTACAGGCCGGAGACGGCGACCGCGATCGTCGCCAGCGACTCCGGTGCGACGCCGCGCAGGACGAGGGCCGTGCCGGTGCCGAGTACGGCGAGGAATACGACGAGATCCTGAAAACCCTTGGTGCGGTGAGGCATGGTGAAGTCCCCGTTCCTGGTGCGTGACGGCGGATGCCGGTGCCTGACATGGCGTACGTTCACTCTCCGCTGGGCGCGGGGTGCTGCGGGAGGTGCAGCAGTGCTGCCAAGTGACCGGCAGCAGGCGCGGAGAGACGGGGGCGGAACGCGATGAGTGAGCTGAAGCGGGTCGATGAGGGTCTGGAGCCCGAAGTGGCCGCCCTGGCACAGGCGTTGCGCGACCTGTTCCTCGGCATCGGTATCTCGACGCGCCGGTACGCCGCGCGGCGCGCGTACGACTCCTCCACCGTCTCCCGCTATCTCGGCGGGCGTCGGCTGCCCCCCTGGGAGTTCGTGCTGAACCTCCTGAACGACGTGGCCGAGGAGCGTGGCACCGTACCGACCGAGCAGACGATCGGCATGCTCCGCGAGCTGCACACCACCGCGCTGAGAGCGGGGAACAGCCCGGTCCACAAGATGCAGTTGCTGCAACGGCAACTGGCCGAGGCCGACCAGGAGGCCCGGCGGGCCGCCATGCGCGAGCGCCTGCTGGAAGACACCCTCCAGGACCGCGAGCACCGCATCCGCGACCTCCAGATGCGCTACCGCGAACTCCAGGCGGCCCCGGCGCCGTCGGCGCGGGAACCGGGAGACGGCGGCTCGTCGGGGGAGACGTCCGAGGAGCGCGACCGGCTCCGGGCCGAGATCCACGGCCTGCAGGCCGAACTGGGTCGCGTACGGGCCCTGCACCGTCAGGCGGAGGAGCGCTGCGAACAACTGGAGCGCCAGCTCACGGAGGCGGAAGCGGAGGCACAGACGACGGCGGCACAGACGGCGGCGGCACAGACGGCGGCGGCACAGACGGCGGCGGCGCAGACGACGGCGGCGGGGCGCACCGGGGGGCCTGCGCTCGTGTCGGAAGCGCTGGGCCCGAGTGTCTGGAGCGGGCACACGACGGGCAACGTCACGTCGGAGACCTCGCGGAGCAACAACTACTTCGAGGCCGTGCACGGTGACGTCAACGTGGTCACCAGCGGCTGGATGGTGGACGAGGAATACGTCGACTCCCTGACCGTCCGGGTGATGAACGAGGGGAACGGACTTCTGGGGCACGGCTTGCTCGTCGACGCCAGGACGGTGGTCACGTTCGGCTTCGGGCTGCCCTCCGAGCAGCAGCCGGTTCCGGGGACCGTGCTGACCGTGCGGAGCGGTGAGCGGGACGTCCGGGCCGTTCCGACCGAGGTGCATGTGGTCGCCCTTCAGAGGTACCCGATGCGTGTCGTGGCGCTGCGTCTGTCCGATTCCCTTCCCTTTCCCGAGCGGCCGCTGTTCGCCGACCTGCGCCCCGCGCCCGGCAGCCAACTCCTCGTGAGCGGCTACCTGAGGGACGACCGCTACTCGTGCCTCCTGGACGTCAAGGGCCGCACGGGGGAGTCGCTGCGGGTGTCCGGGGAGATCGTGAAGGGTCTTGCCGGTGCCCCCGCGTTCTCCAGCACGGGCGGACTGGCGGGTCTGGTCGCGCTGGGGAACCCGGAGAAGAACGTCGGGCACGTGCTCCGCGCCTCGGCCCTGCTCGACCTGCCCACGGTCGGCATGAGCGCATGGGCGAGGACCGGTGATTGATCAGGCGCAGGCTCAGGGCTGTGACGGGCTACGAGGGTGAGGAGGTGCCCGCCGGGCTCGTGGTCGGGACCGGGCGGTCCAGGTGCTCGCGGGCACGGGGGACGACCGCCGAGTACGACGGGTACCGCGCCGAGGCGGCGGCACTGCCCGGCGTACGAGGTGCCCGCCGGAAGCTGAGGGCCGGGCCTACTGGCGCTTGACCTTGTGGCCGCGGGCGATGGCGAAGCGCTCCCGCCAGGTGGCGTCTTCCGGATACTCCGGGGTATCGGGGTGCTCCGGATATGCCGAGGCGCTCGCCTGCCAGGCCTCCCAGGCCGCCGCCTGTCGGCAGTCCGCGCACTCGGTCTCGTCGCCCGCAGGCCGGAACACGTGCTCCTCGCCCGGCCCCGCGCACGTCATCAACTCCCGTACGGGCGGGGCCGCGGGGTGCCGGGGTGTGACCGCCGGGCCGGACCCCCACCCGGCGGCACCACCACTTCCCGCGGTCTCCCGGCCGCCCGGGGCCTCGGGGAGTTTCTGGGCCAGGCGGTACCGCAGGAACCCCACGGCCGAACGCACCCCGCCCTCCGGCCGCTCGGCCAGCATCGCGTGCCGCAGGTCGCCCGTGCTCAGCCCGCGCTCCAGCCACTTGACGGCCTCCACGGCCAGCGACCGGGCCTCGCGCACGCCGAGGTGCAGCTCGCGGCGGGAGTGGCGCAGGGACAGCAGGACCCCTTCGGCGCGCTGGAGTTGGTGGGCGCGGAACATGTCACCGGTCCCGCCGGGGGCGGCGGGGGGTTCCGCGGCGGGCGCTTCGGAGGGTGGGTGGGGAGTGGTCATATCTCTGTCGTCTTCTACCGGTTGATAGCCACCAGCCTGCCGAGGGGTCGGCCGACCGACCGTCGGAGACTGCTCACTCGGTGGCGAGGACGTGGAGGGCCCCTCTCTCAGGGCGGCTGCCTCGGCGCTCGTCAGGGGGATGTTCGTGAACAGCTGCTCGGTGGTCCAGCGGCCGCCCTCGACCTGGCTCCTCCACTCGTGCACGAAGCCGTTCTCGATCAGCTGCCTCTTCGCCCGCTGGTACGAACGGCCCGTCATGTCCAGCCGGTTGGCCAGCTCGCTCAAAGGGCGGTTCCTGGCGGACTCGGGCAGGCCCTGGACGTACAGGAGAAGGATCTTCGCATCGCTGCTCATCCGCCGCGTACGCACGACGTTGTTCGATGCCTTCGTATAGCCCGAAGAGGGCGCGATAACATGACGCAGCATTTCCGGTTGCCTCGCAGTGGCACTGGTGGTGTAGGCCCTCGCGTGGTGTTGTCGCACCGCCGGGGGCCGCCCCATGCTAAGAGCGCACGGAGCGTGATGACGCCGTTACCGTACCGCATGATTTTCGACGCTTTCCCCATATCCATCCTTTCGAAGTACACCCCTGTACCGGTGTGTACGCCCCTGTGCCTCCGTGGGGCGCCGGACGGGCGGTGGGATACGGTTGCTTCGCAACACAGCGTGGAAGGGACCCCATTGACGCGCGTTGCAATCGCCGGTGGCGGCATCAGCGGCCTGGCTTCGGCACTGTTCCTGGGACGCAGAGGTCACGCGGTGACCGTGTTCGAGCGGGACGGCCACCGGCCGGGTGACGACCTCGACCGGGACTTCTTCGCCTGGCACCGTCCCGGCGTTCCCCAGGCGGTCCAGCCGCACGGCCTCCTCGCCCCCGTGCGCGATGTGCTCCGCTCCGAGACGCCGGATGTGTACGAGGCCATGCTGCGCAGGGGAGCCGGTGAGCGGGACGAGTTGGCGTGGTTCCCCGAGAGACCCCCCGTACGCCCCGGTGACGGGGACCTCGTGACGGTCCTGGCCCGGCGCATCGTGCTGGAAGCGGCGCTGCACGAGGCGGTGGAGCGCGAACCGGGCATCGAGCTGCGGCGCGGGGACCCCGTGGCCGGACTGGTCGTCGAGCGGCCGGGTGACATCCCGAGGGTGACGGGAGTGCGGTCGGCCTCCGGTGCGTACGACGCCGATCTCGTGCTCGACGCGAGCGGCCGGCGCTCGAAGGTGAACGGGTGGCTCGCCGAGGGCGGTTGCCGGGACGCCGTGGTGGAGAACCAGCGGATCGGCATCGCGTACTTCTGCCGCTGGTACCGGCTGCGCGCCGACGCGCCGAGGAATCCCGGGCGGATCATGAACGGTTCGGCCTCGTCCTTCGCCGTCGGCGGGGTCTTCCCCTCGGACAACGGCACCTTCGCGGTGTCACTGACGGTGTCCACGGCGGATCCGACGCGGGCGGTCCTGAAGGACCCGGACGCGTTCGAAAGGGTCGCGAGGACGTTTCCCGCCGTCGCCGCGTGGCTGGCACTGGAGCACGAGGCGCTGTCGGACGTCCTCGCGATGGGCGGCCTCGACAACCGCTGGACATCGCTCGTGGACGGGACGGGGCCGGTGGTCGCCGGGCTCGTCGGCGTCGGGGACTCGGTCATGCACACCAACCCCACGTTCGGCCAGGGGGTGGCGCTGGGCCTGCGGGCAGGACAGTGGATCGCCCGCCACGCCGATGACGCGGCGCGGGACCCGGTGTCGTTCACCGAGGAGTATCACCGGTGGACCGTACGGGAGTTGCGCCCGTGGTTCGATACCCAGGCCGCGTCCGACCTGGCCAGTGAGGCCCAGCTCGGCAGCCCCGCATCCCGCGACCCGGAGCCCCCCACCGGCGCCGCCCGCGAGCGGGCCGCCCGCGCCGCCTGCGCGCTGGAGGACCCCGTGGTCATGCGGGCGCGGGCCCAGGTCCGCCATCTCGTGCTGACGGAGGAGCAGGCCTACGGGACCGAGGAGGTACGGGCGCACGTGGCCCGCTGGCTGGAGCGGCACCCGGACTTCGTACCCGGCTTCGACGGACCGGAGCGCGAGGAGTGGGAGTCGGCCGCGGGGCTCTCCGCCACGAAGGCGGCACGGTCCGCGTAGCTCCGTACGAGCGGGGCGGCCCCGGTCGAGGGCGACCTCGTTCGCGGGCGGCCCCGCTCGAAGCGCCGCCCGCTCGAAGCGCCGCCCGCTCGCAGCGCGGCCTGCTCCCTACTCCGAGTCCAGCACCGCCTTGATCCTGGTGACGGTGTCGCGCAGATGGGGAATCCCGTCCATCTGGACGGCCATGATGCCGCTGGACGTCTTCGTGCCGTCCTTCGTCTTCACCCGGCCTTGCACTCGGTCGCGCCCTTGCGAAGCGCCTTCAGGGCGGCTTCCCAGGGGACCTGGGCGGTCCTGTCCGGTATCGCGTCCAGATCCTCGGCGGCGGGCAGATGCTTCAGGAGGTCCTCACAGGCAGGCCCCATCTGGTCGAAGGTCCCCATGCTCACCTCGTTGACCCGCGCGGCGTCCTCCCGCATCTGCTCGATCTGTTTGTCACCTGGGAAACGATCTCCTTGACGCACAACGTGACGTCGCGGCCCGAGTCCCGAAGCCGCACCCACCGGCCCGCCCGCACCGGCACCGTGTCGTAGACGTAACGGCGCATGAGCCGTTCACCCATGTGCTTGCCACCGGCCTCCACGATTCGTTCGGCCATGGCGACTGGATCGATCTCCAGAGCCTTCGCTTCGTACTCGATGGTCGGCATCCTTGTCTCTCCTTCTCGGTGTCCGGGCTCTGTGTTCCGCGTCCGGAGCCGAGCGCAGGGCTGTCGCCGTGCATCAACCATCGGGCGCGGGCTGCCGTGGCGCGGATTCGTGCGCCGCGCCACG from Streptomyces sp. NBC_00654 includes the following:
- a CDS encoding NAD(P)/FAD-dependent oxidoreductase; amino-acid sequence: MTRVAIAGGGISGLASALFLGRRGHAVTVFERDGHRPGDDLDRDFFAWHRPGVPQAVQPHGLLAPVRDVLRSETPDVYEAMLRRGAGERDELAWFPERPPVRPGDGDLVTVLARRIVLEAALHEAVEREPGIELRRGDPVAGLVVERPGDIPRVTGVRSASGAYDADLVLDASGRRSKVNGWLAEGGCRDAVVENQRIGIAYFCRWYRLRADAPRNPGRIMNGSASSFAVGGVFPSDNGTFAVSLTVSTADPTRAVLKDPDAFERVARTFPAVAAWLALEHEALSDVLAMGGLDNRWTSLVDGTGPVVAGLVGVGDSVMHTNPTFGQGVALGLRAGQWIARHADDAARDPVSFTEEYHRWTVRELRPWFDTQAASDLASEAQLGSPASRDPEPPTGAARERAARAACALEDPVVMRARAQVRHLVLTEEQAYGTEEVRAHVARWLERHPDFVPGFDGPEREEWESAAGLSATKAARSA